One genomic window of Fusarium fujikuroi IMI 58289 draft genome, chromosome FFUJ_chr01 includes the following:
- a CDS encoding related to CDC14-dual specificity phosphatase — MAAWLSRAMSHCYPFQFSPLLKAEPCFVDINVHNMLLPTSWLNYISDRLYLASYVHPPTPDTPFPYPEEPQPTSPKKRSQRAAAGATPLAAKSNRPQPCYFTVDDTLLYNAFHHDFGPLHIGHLYRFAIQFHDILGAKQNKDRPIVFWSAADPRSRANAACMLACYMVLIQNWPPHLALAPIAQVDPPLMPFRDAGYSQADYGISVQDVVYGVWKAKEEKCCDLDNFDLDEYERFERVEHGDFNWITPHFLAFASPQHAPVQKITEGSDLYPLLPRTLAAVDAHPKLPKPFKNVLKHFSEKNIGLVVRLNSQLYSPSYFEALGIQHLDMIFDDGTCPSLSTVRKFIRLAHETITIRKQGIAVHCKAGLGRTGCLIGAYLIYRHGFTANEVISFMRFMRPGMVVGPQQHWLHLNQGTFREWWVEERIERRLRREMAAANPIPSTPIRAMQKTTLRNGQASTPPNRSPSNRTPLSEVDHDRNNIGVQEDYLPAPTPGQPRKTARDRHHPYQRSTSNGLAVEEQRTVEQEAEYIATHSQAHGGESDEELHLRMRRHRKATSQSPARSEKTRSVSQTTAIYTIDNDASHDAENIGSVRTKHVERVASTPGVLTKVRGSKRQGESPLRAKESAGIRKTSGRVGSANHGASVTAASTARKVSGA; from the exons ATGGCCGCTTGGCTTTCCAGGGCCATGTCGCATTGTTATCCTTTTCAGTTTTCGCCGCTGCTCAAGGCTGAACCTTGCTTCGTCGACATCAATGTTCACAACATGCTTCTGCCTACATCGTGGCTAAACTATATTTCAGACCGGCTTTACCTTGCCTCCTACGTCCATCCCCCTACGCCAGACACGCCGTTTCCTTACCCCGAGGAGCCTCAGCCAACTTCTCCCAAGAAGCGAAGCCAACGAGCTGCTGCCGGTGCGACCCCGCTCGCCGCCAAGTCGAACCGACCACAGCCATGCTATTTCACTGTCGACGATACTCTTCTGTACAACGCTTTCCACCATGATTTTGGCCCTCTGCACATCGGCCATCTCTACCGATTCGCCATCCAATTCCATGACATCCTGGGCGCAAAGCAAAACAAGGACCGCCCCATTGTTTTCTGGAGCGCTGCTGACCCTAGAA GTCGCGCGAACGCCGCTTGTATGCTCGCATGCTACATGGTCCTCATACAGAACTGGCCTCCCCATCTGGCCCTTGCCCCGATTGCGCAGGTCGATCCTCCTCTGATGCCATTCCGAGACGCGGGTTACAGTCAAGCCGACTATGGCATCAGCGTTCAAGATGTTGTCTATGGTGTGtggaaggccaaggaggaaaAATGCTGCGATCTAGACAACTTCGATCTTGACGAATACGAGCGTTTCGAGAGAGTCGAACACGGTGATTTCAACTGGATCACTCCCCACTTCCTGGCATTTGCCTCTCCCCAGCATGCGCCGGTCCAGAAAATCACAGAGGGTTCCGATCTGTACCCATTGCTTCCACGGACACTAGCCGCCGTGGATGCCCATCCCAAGTTGCCAAAGCCCTTCAAGAATGTGCTGAAGCATTTTTCCGAGAAGAACATTGGCCTGGTGGTCCGACTTAACTCTCAACTCTACTCCCCCTCGTACTTTGAGGCACTGGGTATTCAACACCTGGACATGATCTTTGACGATGGCACATGCCCCTCGCTCTCAACTGTCCGCAAATTCATCAGACTCGCTCACGAGACCATCACTATCCGTAAGCAGGGAATTGCTGTTCATTGCAAGGCTGGCCTCGGCCGCACAGGTTGTTTGATTGGTGCCTATCTCATTTACCGACATGGTTTCACTGCCAATGAAGTTATCTCGTTCATGCGCTTCATGCGACCCGGCATGGTTGTTGGCCCTCAGCAGCACTGGCTTCATTTGAACCAGGGCACATTCCGCGAATGGTGGGTTGAGGAGAGAATTGAGCGCAGACTCAGGAGGGAGATGGCTGCTGCAAACCCTATCCCCAGCACCCCCATTCGTGCCATGCAAAAGACAACACTTCGGAACGGCCAGGCTTCGACACCCCCCAACCGAAGCCCCTCAAACCGTACTCCGCTGAGTGAAGTTGACCACGACCGCAATAATATTGGGGTCCAGGAAGACTATTTACCAGCTCCTACACCCGGCCAACCGCGAAAGACTGCCAGGGATCGCCATCACCCTTACCAGCGCTCAACTTCCAACGGACTCGCTGTTGAAGAGCAGCGCACCGTTGAGCAAGAAGCTGAGTACATCGCGACGCACAGCCAGGCTCACGGCGGAGAGTCTGATGAGGAGTTGCATTTGCGCATGCGACGTCATCGTAAGGCGACCTCCCAATCACCGGCTCGTAGTGAGAAGACACGCTCGGTTAGCCAGACGACAGCTATCTACACCATTGACAATGATGCTTCACACGACGCTGAGAACATTGGCTCTGTGCGAACGAAGCACGTCGAACGAGTTGCTAGTACCCCTGGCGTTCTGACAAAGGTTCGCGGCAGCAAGCGACAGGGGGAGTCTCCTCTTCGGGCAAAGGAGTCTGCTGGCATTCGAAAGACCAGCGGCAGAGTAGGCAGCGCCAATCATGGAGCGTCAGTGACGGCAGCTTCGACGGCCCGTAAAGTTTCTGGAGCTTAG
- a CDS encoding related to transcription factor NUC-1 encodes MASTGEDDFHQFLDMSSMGTLGDGMHFDFQSFQDGSAQGLMNQARDAPDTIMTDSDNSGLMSTPNTMPMSTSTVQSTIPAHMMTPASDPISSIDAQIQYLQQQKFQQQQRQMQEQQVAFFHNHNHSVPPTPQSLEMPSSGQFYSQAEQIPTSGAYDRSYHQRMKEQDMAFTPLVSPAVTPLDPNFSMDSGYTIPSAYFSPLTSPALHAQNDPSTVYDPRLTNTNNSPIDVDLDRSAAPVTSVLDLPKKAARKKTATKTRAKASIRSSPIVKPQRRKTGPSPAIVSHVLSEVEENNGAFLPMPATSTETSAEENSSVSPEALSEMPPPPIPNRRSTSKSPYIQAQSSNQQTPVSGPVDSRPAPATPASLMKLPASRASKQANGPQEPVVSEHIESLELPESVSGKAMTPVISRSSVQSPSVEPMSRRGSSFQPLPSPVFPKASGSASATASPQLVPGSAGPSARKTPQLAPRSNRKRSTGSVHGSPALLPRISPSIKPLLPGTPGMTPAESAASQLLMSKSNYQNILEGNKVPGVSYPSELSTNLTSKRTSHKIAEQGRRNRINSALQVMAGLLPGGDKTNLADEGDKKDGKQANAQNSKASVVENAIVHMKSLEKENGDLKKEVEELKRRLEGLQGSTDDKEKA; translated from the exons ATGGCCTCGACTGGTGAGGACGACTTTCATCAATTCCTCGACATGAGCAGCATGGGAACTTTGGGCGATGGCATGCACTTCGACTTCCAATCTTTCCAAGATGGCTCTGCTCAGGGTCTGATGAACCAGGCGCGAGATGCCCCCGACACAATAATGACCGACTCCGATAACTCAGGCCTAATGTCTACACCAAACACGATGCCCATGTCAACCTCTACCGTTCAATCAACCATTCCCGCGCACATGATGACGCCCGCAAGCGATCCGATTTCTAGTATCGACGCCCAGATTCAATATCTCCAACAACAAAAgttccagcagcagcagcgccagATGCAAGAGCAGCAGGTGGCTTTCTTCCATAATCACAACCACTCAGTGCCCCCTACACCGCAAAGTCTCGAAATGCCCAGCAGTGGACAGTTCTATTCACAGGCTGAGCAGATTCCGACATCAGGTGCCTACGACAGAAGTTATCACCAGCGCATGAAGGAGCAAGAT ATGGCATTTACACCTCTCGTTTCCCCCGCAGTTACCCCTTTGGACCCCAACTTCTCCATGGACAGTGGCTATACTATTCCCAGCGCCTATTTTAGTCCTCTGACTTCACCAGCTCTCCACGCGCAGAACGACCCCTCTACAGTCTACGATCCCCGCCttaccaacaccaacaattCACCAATCGATGTAGATCTCGACAGATCGGCCGCTCCCGTTACCTCCGTTTTGGACTTgcccaagaaggctgcaagAAAAAAGACCGCAACCAAGACACGGGCAAAGGCTAGCATTCGAAGTTCTCCCATTGTCAAGCCTCAGCGCCGGAAAACAGGTCCCAGTCCGGCCATCGTCTCACATGTACTcagtgaagttgaagagaacaATGGCGCCTTTCTTCCTATGCCTGCGACCTCTACCGAGACCTCGGCAGAGGAGAATTCATCGGTATCCCCTGAGGCCCTCTCGGAGATGCCCCCACCGCCAATCCCTAATAGGAGATCGACCAGCAAATCGCCATATATCCAAGCGCAGTCGAGCAACCAGCAGACGCCTGTCTCCGGCCCTGTCGATTCACGTCCAGCTCCAGCTACTCCCGCATCGCTCATGAAACTCCCGGCATCCAGGGCAAGCAAGCAGGCAAATGGGCCTCAAGAACCGGTTGTGTCTGAGCATATTGAATCGCTCGAGTTGCCTGAGTCGGTCTCTGGCAAGGCCATGACCCCGGTCATATCGCGCTCTTCCGTGCAGTCTCCTTCTGTGGAACCTATGTCTCGTCGAGGCTCGAGCTTTCAGCCATTGCCATCACCAGTATTCCCCAAGGCTTCGGGATCTGCATCAGCAACTGCGAGCCCCCAATTAGTTCCCGGTTCGGCAGGCCCATCCGCACGGAAAACTCCTCAGCTTGCGCCTCGGTCAAACAGGAAACGGTCGACGGGTTCAGTACATGGTTCGCCTGCACTGTTGCCTCGAATATCCCCTAGCatcaagcctcttctccCCGGCACACCCGGTATGACGCCAGCGGAGAGTGCTGCATCTCAATTGCTCATGTCGAAATCTAACTACCAGAATATCCTCGAGGGCAACAAGGTGCCAGGCGTTTCATATCCGAGTGAGCTTTCAACAAATCTCACATCAAAGCGAACGTCGCACAAAATTGCAGAGCAGGGGCGCCGTAACCGAATCAACTCGGCGTTACAGGTCATGGCTGGATTATTGCCTGGTGGAGACAAGACGAATCTTGCGGATGAAGGTGACAAGAAGGATGGAAAACAGGCGAACGCGCAAAACAGCAAGGCCAGTGTTGTCGAAAACGCCATTGTGCACATGAAGAGCCTTGAGAAAGAAAACGGCGATCTGAAGAAAGAGGTCGAGGAACTTAAAAGACGACTGGAGGGGCTGCAAGGGTCAACGGACGATAAAGAAAAAGCATAA